The Pseudonocardia sp. HH130630-07 DNA window GGGTGTCCCAGCCGGAGGGCTCCAGATCCGTCGGCAGCCCGGCGCCGCGCAGCGCGAACCGCCAGCGCTGGGTGGCCAGCTCCCGCTCGTGCCGGGCCGCGTCCGCGGCGCCGCCGGCCCGTTCGGCCTCGCTGCGCAACCGGGTCAGCAGTACCCGGCGGTCCCTGGCGTGCCCGGCCTCGGTGGCCAGGTCCTCCGCCGCGAGCAGCAGCACGTCCAGCGGTGCCCCGTCGCGGGGCCGGCCGGCCGCGGCCAGGGCGGCGGCCAGCGCCCGCTCCTGCTCGTCGGCCTGGTCGCGCAACCGGGCGAGCCGCTCGTCGGCCCGGGACACCTCGTCCTGGGCCCGGACGGCCTCGCCCAGCGCGGCGAGGACGGTGTCGGCGTCGTCCGGGTCGGGGACGGCGACGCCGTGCGTGCGCCACAGCGTCGCCCAGGCCCCGCTCGCGCCGGCGAGCCGTTCGCGGGCCTCGCCGGCCAGCGCCGACGCCGCACCGGCCGCGGTGTCCGCGTCGGTCAGCTCGGCCTCCCGGCGGGCCAGCTCGGCGACCCGGTCCGCAGAGGCGATCATGTCGTCGGCGACCCGGTCGGCCGCGGCGACGGCCGCCGCCAGCCGCCCGGCCGCCATCGGGTCACCCGGCCCCGCCGCCAGAAGGGCGGTCACCGCGTCGTCCCGCTCGGTCCGCGCCGCGGCCAGCGCGTCCGCGCCGACCGGACGGCCCCGCGCGACGACCCCGTCGCGCGCGGCGCGGGCCCGGTCGGCGCGCTCCGCGGCCTCGGCGGCGGAGCGCTCGGCCGCCCGCAGGTCCTGCTCGGCCGCCCGCACCGCGGACCGGGCGGACCGGACCTCGCGCACCGGCGGCGCGAGCACGTCCCCGGCCTCGGCGGGCACCCCGCGGTGACCGGCCGTGGTCAGTGCGGTGCTGCGCCGGGCCATCGCGGCGTCCCGCTCGACGACGGCGGCCCGGCACAGCGCCGCGGCCGAGCCCTCGGCCTCGATCGCGCGGTGGACCTCGGCGACCCGGCCGACCGTCTCGGGATCGAGCCCGCCGGGGACGTCGGCCGCCTCCCGCACCTCGGCCAGCGCCTCGGCGTGCAGCCGCTCCGCCCGCTCCGCCTCGGCCGCCGCGTCGTGCAGCCGGCGGGCGATCGCGTCGAGGTCGCGCGCCCGGTCCGCGGGCAGGTGCACGGCGGCGAGCCGCTCGTCGGCGCTGCGGCCGTCCTCGGCGACCAGCCCGGCCAGCGCCGACTCCGCGCGGCGGTGCAGCTCCGCGGCGTCGGTGCGCAGCCGGGCCGCCCGCTCGGCGTCCGCCCGGCGGGCCTGGGCCGCGGACTCCAGTTCCCGGATCCGGGTCGCGTCGGCCAGCAGGTCCTCGTCCAGGTCCAGCCCGGCGCGCCGGGACCGCAGATCGTCGGCCGCGGCCCGGTGCTCGTCGCGCTGCTCCTCGGCGGCCGCCCGGTCGGCGGTGGCCCGGGTGTACTCGGCCAGTGACGCCCCGTCCAGCGCGGCCCCGGTGGCGCACAACGACGCACGCTCGGCCCGCAGCGCGGCGAGCTCCCGGGCGGGCTCCTGGGCCCGGACCGCCTGCCGGGCCCGCTCGGCCGCGACGGCGGCGGCCCGGCGGGTGCGGGCCAGCTCGGCGGCCCGGCGCTCCAGCCGCTCGATCTCGTCCGCGAGCGCGGTGACCTCACCTGCCCGCGCCATCCGGTCCTCGACCAGCTGCTCGGTCTCGGTGAACCGGGCGAACGCGGCCCGGACGGCGACCGACCGGCTGCCCCGGTGCTCCTTGTAGAGCGCGTCGGCCTCGGCGTCGAGCGCTCCGACCAGTGCCCGGGCGTCCCGCCCCGAGCGGGCGGTGAACACCAGCTCGGCGAGGTCGCCGCCGCCGGCGCAGAGCTTGCGCCCGCCCTCCCGGAGCTGCTCGTGGCCCAGGCCGAAGCCCTCCCGCCAGCGGCGGCGCGCGTCGGCACCGCCGTCGCCCCACGGTGCGACGACCGCGACGTCGCCGTCGTCGTGCAGGCCCCGGGTGGTCCGGCGCAGGACCGCGGCGCCGCCGGGCACCGCGTCGCTCTCGACCCGCGCCGAGACGGCGAGGCGGGCCGGGCTGAACGCGTAGGCGTGCCGGGCCGGGCGCGGCATCCCCCACAGCAGGTCCGACAGGGCGTCGAGCAGGGTGGTCTTGCCGGCCTCGTTCGGCCCGCAGACGATCGTCAGCCCGGTCCCGAGCTCGAGCGAACGCCCCTCGTAGGCGCCGTAGCGTTCGAGGACCAGCGCCCGCAGCCGCGCGGTCGGGTGCCCGGTCACGACGCCTCGCCCGCCATCCGGGACAGCAGCTCCTGCTCCGCCCGGCGGGCGAGTGTCGCGAGGCGGTCGCCGTCGCGCAGGTCGAGCAGGCCCGCCTCGCGCAGGCGGCGGCCCACCTCCCGCTCCAGCGGCGCGGCGAGCTCCCGGATCCGCTCCGGGTCACCGGCCAGCTCGGCGGCCGCGGCACTGACCGCGGCGGTCAGCTCGGGATCGACGGTGAGCGCCTCGGCCGGGGGCCGGGTGCGGTTGCGGACCTTCTCCAGCACCGCACCGGCGGACTCGGCGGCCAGCTCCAGCTCGGTGCGGACCCGCTCGGTGTCGGTCAGCCCGCCGGCGGCGGGGCCGGCGCCGCTCAGCGTCACCTGCGCGACGACGGTGCGCGGCGCCGCCTGCACGCAGCGCTCCCGGACCGCGGCGGTGACCGCGTCGAACACCTCGTCCGCGTCGCCCATCCCGCCGATGTCGACCTCGACCAGCTCCCACCGGGCGACGTCGAGGACCAGGGGCGTCGTCGTCGCCGGGCGGCCCGGTTCGACGTCGACGAGCAGGGCGCCCTTGGGACCGCGTTCCTGCGGGTGCCTGCCCTGCAGGTTGCCGGAGAACGCCGCCCGGTGCGGGCCGTCGCACACCACCCGCTGCTCGTGCACGTGCCCGAGCGCGAAGTACTCGTAGCCGCAGCCGGACAGGTCCTCGGGGCGGCACGGGGCGTAGGTGTCGTGCCGGTCGTCGCCCTGCACCGAGGTGTGCAGCATCCCGGCGTTCACCAGGCCCGGAACCCGGTCGGGGTAGGCGGGCACCAGGTTCTCCAGCACGGCGCGGCGGGCGAACCCCTGCCCGTGCACGGCGAGCCCGAGATCGTCGAGGACGACCGACTCCGGCTCCTCGACCGAGAGCCGGTGGGTGTTCGGCGGCAGCCGCAGCGACCGGGTGATCTCGGACTCCGCGTCGTGGTTGCCGTTGATCAGGAAGACCGGGACGCCCTCGTCGTGCAGCCGGGACAGCTGCCGGACGAAGAACGCGCCGGTCGCGTAGTCCTTCCAGTCCCCGTCGTAGACGTCGCCGGCGAGCAGCAGCGCGTCCGCACGGTGGTCGATCACGGCGTCGACCAGGTTCTCGCAGGCCCGCCGGGTCGCGCCCCGCAGGGTCGCGGCGAGCTCGGAGTCGCCGAGCCGGGCCAGCCCGCGCAGCGGGCTGTCCAGGTGCAGGTCGGCGGCGTGCACCAGACGCAAGGAAGGGACTCCGTAGGGTCGGGGTTCGGGGACGACCGAGTGTAGGAGCTGGCACCGACGGTGACGGCGAGGTGACCCGGCGAGTCGACGTCCGGTCGCGTCGTCGCAGGTCAGGTGGGGCAGACCACACGCGGCGCCGGTCACCTTCGGGGTCGCACCGACCGGTCACGGGGGCAGCATGACGGGGGTCCGACAGCTCCGGTGAGGTCCGGGAGACGATGATCCTGCTCTGCGAACGCTGCTACGCCCCGATCGATCCCGCGCTGGAGCGCCACTACCGGCTCGCGCACATCGACCACGCCGACACGGCCGGCACCGTCGTGTGGCGCGACGCGGTCGTGCACTCCGACGCCTGCCCCGCGGCCGGCGGGGCCACCGGGCGGGACCGCGCCGCATGACCCGGGACCTGCTCTGCGAGCGGTGCTACAACCCGATCGACCGGACCCGGGAGCCGATGCGGGTCCGCACCCACGGCGGTGTCCTGCCCGACGGCGCACCGGTGCGTACCCACGTGCACGCCCTGCCGTGTGCCCGGCCCGACACCGGGGAGTGGGACCGGTCCCGTCGCGGCCTGTCCCCCGCCGCCGTGCGGCACGCCGCCGCGCAGGCCGACCACCGCTGACGGCTCGCCCGGCGACGCCGCCGGCGGGCGCCGTCAGCGGCTCCCGCCGGGATCCCGCTCCTCGCGCTGGTAGACGTCCGGGACGCCGTCCCCGTCGTCGTCGCGGGTCTCGGCGGCGGCGAGCCGCCGGTGGTGCCCGTTGCGGATGCGCAGCAGCACGGTGGCGAGCACGGCCGCGAGCAGCGATCCGCCGAGCACCCCGATCTTCACGTGGTCGTCCTGCGGCGTGCCCGTGCCGAACGCCAGCTCGCCGACCAGCAACGACACCGTGAACCCGATCCCGGCGAGCTGGGCCAGGCCGAGCAGGTCCCACCAGCCGAGGTCCTCCGACAGCTCGGCCCGGGTGAACCGCTGGACCAGCCAGGTGGCGCCCAGCACCCCGATCGTCTTGCCCAGCACGAGGCCCGCGACGATGCCCAGCGTGACCGGGTCGCGCAGCGCAGCCCCGAGGCCGCCGCCGTCGACGACCGACACCCCGGCCGCGAAGAACGCGAAGACCGGGACCGCGAACCCGGCCGAGATCGGCCGCCAGGTGTGCTCGAACCGCTCGTTGAGGACGCCGTGCCGCCCGAGCACCGGGACGGCGAACCCGAGCAGCACGCCCGCCACCGTCGCGTGCACCCCGGAGGCGTGCACCAGTGCCCAGGCCACCGCCGCGAGCGGCAGCAGCAGCCACCAGGCCCGCACCCCGCGGTGCACGGCCAGTGCGAACAGGCCGAGCGGGAGCAGCGAGAGCAGCAGCGGCCCGAAGGAGAGCTCGTCGGTGTAGAAGATCGCGATGATCGTGATGGCCAGGAGGTCGTCGACGACGGCCAGGGTCAGCAGGAACATCCGCAGCGCCGACGGCAGGCTGGATCCGATGACGGCGAGCACGGCCACCGCGAACGCGATGTCGGTGGCCGTCGGGATCGCCCACCCCGCGAGCGCGTCGGGATCGCCGGCGTTGATCGCGACGTAGATCAGTGCCGGAGCGATCATCCCGCCCACCGCGGCCGCGACCGGCAGCAGAGCCCGTCGCGGATCCCGCAGGTCACCGGCGAGGAACTCCCGTTTGAGCTCCAGGCCGACGACGAAGAAGAAGATCGCCAGCAGCCCGTCCGCGGCCCAGGTCGCCAGCGACAGGTCGAGGTGCAGCGCCGCCGGCCCCAGGGTGAACCCGGCCAGGCCGGTGTAGGCGCCGCGCCACGGCGAGTTGGCGAACAGCAGCGCGACGACGGCGGCGCCGACGAGCAGGCCGCCCCCGACCGTCTCGGCCCGGAGCACGTCGGCGACCCGGCGGGCCTCCGGCCAGGTACCGCGGGGCAGCAGGCGGCGGGGGGACTTCGGTGAGGTGCTCACGGCTCTCCGGAGGGGGTCGGCGGGCAGACGTCATCGCACGCCGACCAGACTTCCCGGCACACCGCGGACCACCCTAGCGACCCGCGGCGGCCGGGACGAGCTCAGGCGAGCGCGGCGGCCGCGGCGGCCAGCTCCCGGATCCGGCCGAAGTCCCCGGCCGCGACGGCGTCGGCCGGGGTGAGCCACGAGCCCCCCACGCAGCCGACGTTCGGCAGGGCCAGGTAGTCCGGTGCGGTGGCCACGGTGATCCCGCCGGTCGGGCAGAACCGCAGGTCCGGCAGCGGGCCCGCCACCGACTTGAGGAACGGCCTTCCCCCGGCGGCCTCGGCGGGGAAGAACTTCATCGCCGTGTGCCCGCGCTCGGCCACGGCGAGCATCTCCGAGATCGACGACGTGCCGGGCAGCAGGTCCAGCCCGGAGTCCTCCATCGCGTCGAGCAGCCGCGGCGTCGCGCCCGGGCTGACCAGGAACCGGGCGCCGGCCCGTACCGACAGGGCCACGTCGGCCGGGGTGCGCACGGTGCCGGTGCCGACCACGGCGTCGGGCACCTCGGCGGCGATCCGGCGGACGGCCTCGGCCGCGGCCGGCGTCCGCAGGGTCACCTCGATGACCGGCAGGCCGCCGTCGACCAGTGCCCTGGCCAGCGGGACGGCCGCCGCCGCGTCCTCCAGGACGACGACGGGGACGACCGGGGCCAGGTCCAGCAGCTTCTCGCTCACGGTGTGCTCGGTTCCCTTCCTCTACTGCAGCCTCTTACTGGAACGTGACGGCCGCGCCCTCGTCGGCCGGGCCGACGACGGCCCGGAACGCGGCGAACAGCTCCCGCCCGGCACCGAAGGTCGGGCCGGAGGGACCACCGCGCCGTACGGGTTCGCGGGCGTCGAACTCGTCGGCGTCGACCAGCACCGACAGTGTGCCGTTCAGGGTGTCGACCCGGAGGACGTCCCCGTCGCGCAGCTTCTCCAGCGGCCCGCCGCGGGCGGCCTCCGGGGTGACGTGCAGCGCGGCCGGGATCTTGCCGGACGCCCCGGACATCCGCCCGTCGGTGACGAGGGCGACCCGCTGCCCGCGGTCCTGCAGCACCCCGA harbors:
- a CDS encoding AAA family ATPase, with the translated sequence MTGHPTARLRALVLERYGAYEGRSLELGTGLTIVCGPNEAGKTTLLDALSDLLWGMPRPARHAYAFSPARLAVSARVESDAVPGGAAVLRRTTRGLHDDGDVAVVAPWGDGGADARRRWREGFGLGHEQLREGGRKLCAGGGDLAELVFTARSGRDARALVGALDAEADALYKEHRGSRSVAVRAAFARFTETEQLVEDRMARAGEVTALADEIERLERRAAELARTRRAAAVAAERARQAVRAQEPARELAALRAERASLCATGAALDGASLAEYTRATADRAAAEEQRDEHRAAADDLRSRRAGLDLDEDLLADATRIRELESAAQARRADAERAARLRTDAAELHRRAESALAGLVAEDGRSADERLAAVHLPADRARDLDAIARRLHDAAAEAERAERLHAEALAEVREAADVPGGLDPETVGRVAEVHRAIEAEGSAAALCRAAVVERDAAMARRSTALTTAGHRGVPAEAGDVLAPPVREVRSARSAVRAAEQDLRAAERSAAEAAERADRARAARDGVVARGRPVGADALAAARTERDDAVTALLAAGPGDPMAAGRLAAAVAAADRVADDMIASADRVAELARREAELTDADTAAGAASALAGEARERLAGASGAWATLWRTHGVAVPDPDDADTVLAALGEAVRAQDEVSRADERLARLRDQADEQERALAAALAAAGRPRDGAPLDVLLLAAEDLATEAGHARDRRVLLTRLRSEAERAGGAADAARHERELATQRWRFALRGAGLPTDLEPSGWDTRRDTVADAQQAGALARQDDAEARRLERAVTAHRRAVGVLAEQHLDRAPTGTAAADRLGELADRVREVTTSAVSAGHLDDGIVAAEESAARAARAAATAGAVLDRLAVELALTEAMEPGGLGAAAERGLRVADLDARIAEQARLLAAAAPDLEADELVASAPDTEPGALAEACDRADAHEAELGAEQDGVSEQLGGLRARRRELEEAEGAADLHARAQSELAGVAEAAERYLLLHLQREILRRELEAYERSHASPLLVRAGAVLERLTGGRFVALRPPSGTGGGARSLVAVRGDGEELVPEKLSEGTADQVHLALRLAGIEQLQADRVAAGLPPVPVVLDDVLMTFDDERAPAAIRVLAELAGTAQVLLFTHHEHVVGLARRTGVDFTVAELGPPARVDAVLDADAARSTPLAG
- a CDS encoding metallophosphoesterase family protein, whose translation is MHAADLHLDSPLRGLARLGDSELAATLRGATRRACENLVDAVIDHRADALLLAGDVYDGDWKDYATGAFFVRQLSRLHDEGVPVFLINGNHDAESEITRSLRLPPNTHRLSVEEPESVVLDDLGLAVHGQGFARRAVLENLVPAYPDRVPGLVNAGMLHTSVQGDDRHDTYAPCRPEDLSGCGYEYFALGHVHEQRVVCDGPHRAAFSGNLQGRHPQERGPKGALLVDVEPGRPATTTPLVLDVARWELVEVDIGGMGDADEVFDAVTAAVRERCVQAAPRTVVAQVTLSGAGPAAGGLTDTERVRTELELAAESAGAVLEKVRNRTRPPAEALTVDPELTAAVSAAAAELAGDPERIRELAAPLEREVGRRLREAGLLDLRDGDRLATLARRAEQELLSRMAGEAS
- the nhaA gene encoding Na+/H+ antiporter NhaA, coding for MSTSPKSPRRLLPRGTWPEARRVADVLRAETVGGGLLVGAAVVALLFANSPWRGAYTGLAGFTLGPAALHLDLSLATWAADGLLAIFFFVVGLELKREFLAGDLRDPRRALLPVAAAVGGMIAPALIYVAINAGDPDALAGWAIPTATDIAFAVAVLAVIGSSLPSALRMFLLTLAVVDDLLAITIIAIFYTDELSFGPLLLSLLPLGLFALAVHRGVRAWWLLLPLAAVAWALVHASGVHATVAGVLLGFAVPVLGRHGVLNERFEHTWRPISAGFAVPVFAFFAAGVSVVDGGGLGAALRDPVTLGIVAGLVLGKTIGVLGATWLVQRFTRAELSEDLGWWDLLGLAQLAGIGFTVSLLVGELAFGTGTPQDDHVKIGVLGGSLLAAVLATVLLRIRNGHHRRLAAAETRDDDGDGVPDVYQREERDPGGSR
- the eda gene encoding bifunctional 4-hydroxy-2-oxoglutarate aldolase/2-dehydro-3-deoxy-phosphogluconate aldolase — encoded protein: MSEKLLDLAPVVPVVVLEDAAAAVPLARALVDGGLPVIEVTLRTPAAAEAVRRIAAEVPDAVVGTGTVRTPADVALSVRAGARFLVSPGATPRLLDAMEDSGLDLLPGTSSISEMLAVAERGHTAMKFFPAEAAGGRPFLKSVAGPLPDLRFCPTGGITVATAPDYLALPNVGCVGGSWLTPADAVAAGDFGRIRELAAAAAALA